The Pygocentrus nattereri isolate fPygNat1 chromosome 2, fPygNat1.pri, whole genome shotgun sequence genome has a window encoding:
- the ino80b gene encoding INO80 complex subunit B: MGKRKDMIHPRFLAGDEDDYSAHRKKHKKHKKHKKKHHRDDGHSFSSEALESDSGIMLKPPQLKLKIKLGGQTLGTKSVPTFTVVPEALSSLSPLIVDSDEDDEDDDDEDDDEPSEGVPIEQYRAWLDEDSNLDPSPLPDMDTDSFVEGPMDEEEKWLDALEKGELDDNGELKKEIDESLLTARQKALLHKQQSQPLLELPMGYKEKEMTAEMLQKREERARKRRLQAAKKAEENKNQTIERLTKTSKAKIKSMKERKSKQTQVPMVRYSDTAQGAAISYPVGVPAPASDPPRPCPPAPVSCGVFGCTNLKKYSCSKTGIPLCSLDCYKKNLLLVESAA, from the exons ATGGGGAAAAGGAAAGACATGATTCATCCCAGGTTTCTTGCAG GGGATGAAGATGACTACAGTGCACACAGGAAGAAACACAAGAagcataaaaaacataaaaagaagcATCATCGCGATGATGGGCACAGCTTCTCCTCAGAGGCTCTGGAGTCAGACTCTGGCATCATGCTTAAACCTCCACAGCTGAAGCTGAAAATCAAACTGGGCGGGCAAACACTGGGCACCAAGAG TGTGCCCACATTTACGGTGGTTCCAGAGGCTCTGAGTTCGCTGTCTCCTCTGATTGTGGacagtgatgaagatgatgaagatgatgatgacgaaGACGATGATGAGCCCTCAGAGGGAGTGCCCATTGAGCAGTACCgagcatggctgg ATGAAGACAGTAACTTGGATCCTTCCCCTCTACCGGACATGGACACAGATTCATTTGTAGAAGGTCCCATGGATGAGGAGGAGAAGTGGCTTGACGCGCTGGAGAAAGGAGAACTAGATGATAATGGAGAGCTCAAGAAAGAGATAGATGAGTCTCTTCTGACTGCCAGACAG AAAGCACTCTTGCACAAGCAGCAGAGCCAGCCTTTGCTGGAGTTGCCAATGGGCTACAAAGAGAAGGAAATGACGGCTGAGATGCTGCAGAAGCGTGAGGAACGTGCCCGCAAGAGACGCCTTCAGGCTGCTAAAAAGGCTGAAGAGAACAAGAACCAGACTATTGAGAGGCTCACCAAGACCAGCAAGGCCAAAATCAAGAGCATGAAAGAGCGAAAGTCCAAGCAGACTCAGGTGCCTATGGTTCGGTACTCAGACACTGCCCAGGGGGCAGCTATCTCTTACCCTGTTGGGGTACCTGCTCCAGCCTCTGACCCTCCACGGCCATGCCCTCCAGCTCCAGTGAGCTGTGGCGTCTTTGGATGCAccaatctgaaaaaatattccTGCTCCAAAACAGGCATTCCACTCTGTAGTTTGGACTGCTACAAGAAGAACTTGTTGCTTGTGGAGAGTGCCGCCTGA